Within the Erigeron canadensis isolate Cc75 chromosome 6, C_canadensis_v1, whole genome shotgun sequence genome, the region TTGACTACTGAATTTTGGACCAACAATTCTCGATAAGCTTACACATTGAAATGTATGATGAACCATTTTCCGTTATTGCTTCTTCTGCTCCTTTCTTTAATATCTTTGCTTTCTCGCGCATTTCCTTCCCCTTTTCGCTGTCCATCAAAACCCGCACCATTTTCTCAATCTCGTCCCTGCCCACGACTTTCTTTGTTGGCAACACCTCGGGCCTCACTGCTATCTCTAGCTCCTCAACCAGCATCGTCGCGTTCATGTTCTGCTCTGCATACAATGGCCACGTTATCATCGGTACCCCACTTGTAATACTCTCCAGCGTTGAATTCCATCCACAATGTGTTAAAAACCCTCCAACTGACTTGTGGTTCAAAATTTCCACTTGTGGGGCCCATGACAATACGATGAACCCCACTTTTTGGATTCTAGATAAAAATCCTTTTGGAAAAAAACTAGTTGGACAACCCGGTCCATCTAAATCCCCGGGTCTAAAAAAAGACCCGTCTGAAGCATGTCCACAAGGTGGTCGGACCACCCAAATAAATCTTTGCTGGCTTAGTTCCAACCCCCAAGCCAGCTCTTCTATTTGCTTGGCCGATATCGTTCCACCGCTTCCAAATGACACGTATGTAACCGACTCTTCTGGTTGTTTATCAAGCCATTCAATCACGTCACTCTTCACACCACCGGTTTTGATTATCGGACCAACCGTATAAACCGGTTTGTTTTTAACCACGGACCGCAAAATTTCATTGTTTCTTAAAGCGTCTACTGATTGCGGTTCAAGTACTTCCCAAGTGTTTATTAAGATACCGTCGGTCAACGTCGCCCCAACCGCCTGCTCTAAATAAAAACCATACGTTTCATCATTCCTATCCACCATCGGATCAATAACATCTTCCG harbors:
- the LOC122603231 gene encoding anthocyanidin 3-O-glucosyltransferase 5-like, yielding MAPRKLHIALLASPGMGHLSPVLLLGRRLVTEHDLLVTIFSVTTDTTVSPVQAELVSTVTRNIHLPIIPIPAADISKVANPNASVITQLNIMMRETVPVIRTAISSMDPRPDVLIFDIFAYASRVIAEEFGMSKFLFVTANAWFTALFTYSPVLDKEVVGQYIDQTGPLEIPGCKPVRPEDVIDPMVDRNDETYGFYLEQAVGATLTDGILINTWEVLEPQSVDALRNNEILRSVVKNKPVYTVGPIIKTGGVKSDVIEWLDKQPEESVTYVSFGSGGTISAKQIEELAWGLELSQQRFIWVVRPPCGHASDGSFFRPGDLDGPGCPTSFFPKGFLSRIQKVGFIVLSWAPQVEILNHKSVGGFLTHCGWNSTLESITSGVPMITWPLYAEQNMNATMLVEELEIAVRPEVLPTKKVVGRDEIEKMVRVLMDSEKGKEMREKAKILKKGAEEAITENGSSYISMCKLIENCWSKIQ